Below is a genomic region from Tepidiforma bonchosmolovskayae.
ACTTTCGAGGTTTGCTGAGACTACAGGAGTCCAGCCAGGTGCTTGAGGGTATCTCCGTTCAGCGAACTCGGACTCCCTCGATTCGGCATAGTGACATCGGGAAGAGCCCGGCGGAAAGTTTATCTGCCCAGGCGCAAGCGAGCTCGGCCCGACCGACGCCGCCAACCAGGTGGTGATAGCCGACTTCCCTGGGCAGCAAACATCCGCATAGGCGCGCAATCGCCAGTTGCTACACCCTGGCGTCCAATCCCCGAAGTCCAGGCGGTCCGACGCTGGTCCAACTCCGGTGCCGCCGGGGGCATTGCTGTATGGCAGCGCCGAAACGAGGCCCATCCTTTGATGGGCGGCTTGGGCCAAGCCGAATCACGCCGCGAAGAGAATTAAGAGATTCAGATTCGACCCGAACACACCACGCAGCTCCCTGACAGCCGCCGCGGAGGAATGAGTGGTACCTCAAAAAACCGGCCCAATAGGCCCACTGACCTGGGGGCTGATGCCCCAGTGACCGTAACAGTACTGATGCGTTCACCGGGGTGATCCACCGCTGGGCCGGTACTGCTCCGAGAACCGGCCAACGACCGGCCCAATCGGCCCCCAGTCTCTAGGCTGCTCTACCCCGGTATTCCTGTCAGTTAAAATGGTCTATACTGTTTCGCAAAAAAGAATGTGTTGGTTCGCCACCGCCCCGAACAAGCAGAATGTCGTGGCAAACGACGGCTAGTCTCCGACCTGCACTTCGATCCGCAGAGTCAACCTGGTTCAGGCTACGCAGCTCGTTTGGCGAATGCCCACGCCGTTCGGAAGCGGATGCAGCGCGAGCTCGAGGGGTGGTTGCCGGTGTCCGAGCCGAGCTCGCGCGCTTGACCCGCAGGCGTATATCGCGTTACGGGCTGGCTAGACGTGCTGCAGGTTGCCGAGCCGCAGCTCAGCGAGGCAAGGAGTTCTCAGTTCCTGGGGTCGTTGCTCTCGGAAAGGAGCTGCGAGAGCGTCCAGGATGCCTTCCAGCAAGCCGCCCGCACCAGGTGAGGCTCGGGCTAGCAGTCCGCAACCCTGTGCGAAGCGCGGTACTCGGCTTGCGGGTCGGCCTATCGATTTGCTCGATGTCGCAAATTGGAACAGACCCCAGTTGCAGCCCATTTCTATACTCGCCCGGAGCCCGGGACCCGGAGGCATGCGCGGAGCAGTCGCCGGTTCGGGGCTGACAACCTTGGAGGGACACCCTCCCGCGGGGCCCTTCGGCTCCCCGCGGACAAAGAAGAAGGAGGGAGTATGGGTATCAAAATCCGCGGAACGAACCTGGGGTATATGAAGCTCGACAAAGAGCTTCTCGTCTTCCCGCATCCAAACTATGCACTCAACGTCGAGCGGACCTCCGGCCAAAAGCTGTGGGTGAACTGCCCAGCGCTTGCCTACATCATCGAGCACCCCGACGGTCTAATCCTCTGGGAGACTGGCATTTCCACCAAGGTTCGCGAAGAATGGCTCCCGGCCTGGCAGTGGCTGATTGACGTCTCCGAGATCACGCCAGAAGTCTGCCTCGAGGCTCGACTGAAGCAGATGGGGCTTGCGCCGGAAGACTTCAAGTACGTCATTCAGGGCCACCTCCACTGCGATCACGCGGGTGGCCTCCGACTCTTCGAAGAGGCCGGAGCGGAAATCATCGTCCACGAAGACGAATACAAGTACGTCTTCCAGAACATCGAGAAGGCGGACCAGTTTTTCGTGCGGGAGGATTTCGCGCTGCTTGGTCGCAAGCGCCCCACGCTCATCTACGGCGACCAAGAGATCCTGGACGGG
It encodes:
- a CDS encoding N-acyl homoserine lactonase family protein codes for the protein MGIKIRGTNLGYMKLDKELLVFPHPNYALNVERTSGQKLWVNCPALAYIIEHPDGLILWETGISTKVREEWLPAWQWLIDVSEITPEVCLEARLKQMGLAPEDFKYVIQGHLHCDHAGGLRLFEEAGAEIIVHEDEYKYVFQNIEKADQFFVREDFALLGRKRPTLIYGDQEILDGVKLISLPGHTAGTMGMLVRLNHTGWVLFTSDAMYLHESYGPPPVGSPIVWDPGKWASSVEKIRRIAIEHEATIFPGHDETGIKQHADGSSVFTPLNVRPDYVYE